In Flammeovirgaceae bacterium 311, one DNA window encodes the following:
- a CDS encoding NodT family RND efflux system outer membrane lipoprotein (COG1538 Outer membrane protein) encodes MLIKRLLYISFFILFVPAFISSCKVAEPPNLPRMQEMPQTFTGSADTSSVGDIPWNSFFQDPHLVDLIETSLANNLDLLIAVQRVEMAQAEFQLRRGALLPSVQGRVTANIGNLNNRMVGNTVPDRTIQNLNQNYFVGFQSAWEADVWGRLRNMRKAAYLRYLASHKGRQLVRTSLIAEVSRLYYELLTLDNELQIVQKNIELQETAVEVIKIQKMAGRATELAVQQFTAQWLGTRALESEIRQNITETENNLNLLLGRYTGQLPRGASILEQPMPEDIRAGVPSGMLLRRPDIREAELELTAAKADIEAARAAFLPSFIISPYAGLNAGSAGLLFQTPESIAIGALASMVAPIFNRRQIRADYSRTVAQGMESVYNYQQTILEGYQEVLTDLARIRNYRDMYELKEQEVAVLQSAVSTANDLYTTGYASYLEVITAQRRVLEAELELANTRKEIFLSVIELYRALGGGWKEDNL; translated from the coding sequence ATGTTGATCAAAAGACTGTTATATATTTCTTTTTTCATCCTGTTTGTCCCTGCTTTCATCAGCAGTTGTAAAGTAGCCGAGCCACCCAACCTGCCCCGGATGCAGGAAATGCCCCAGACTTTTACCGGCAGTGCCGATACCAGCAGTGTGGGCGATATACCCTGGAACAGCTTTTTCCAGGACCCGCACCTGGTTGATCTTATCGAAACATCGCTCGCAAATAACCTTGATCTGCTCATTGCGGTACAGCGGGTAGAGATGGCCCAGGCCGAGTTTCAGCTCCGGAGAGGAGCGCTGCTGCCCTCGGTGCAGGGGCGGGTTACGGCCAATATAGGAAACCTCAACAACCGGATGGTTGGCAATACCGTGCCCGACCGAACCATCCAGAACCTGAACCAGAATTATTTTGTGGGTTTCCAGAGTGCCTGGGAGGCAGATGTATGGGGTCGCCTCAGAAACATGCGCAAGGCTGCCTACCTGCGTTACCTGGCCAGCCACAAGGGCCGGCAACTGGTAAGAACCTCCCTCATTGCAGAGGTGTCGCGTCTTTACTATGAGCTGCTCACGCTCGATAATGAGCTTCAGATCGTACAGAAGAATATTGAGCTGCAGGAAACAGCTGTGGAGGTAATTAAAATACAGAAAATGGCTGGCCGGGCAACAGAACTGGCCGTACAGCAATTTACCGCACAATGGCTGGGTACCAGGGCGCTGGAGTCTGAGATCAGGCAAAACATTACGGAAACAGAAAATAACCTGAACCTGTTACTGGGGCGATATACCGGGCAGCTGCCGCGAGGAGCCTCTATTCTGGAACAGCCAATGCCGGAGGATATCAGGGCGGGCGTACCTTCCGGCATGCTGCTGCGCCGCCCAGACATCCGGGAGGCCGAGTTGGAGCTTACCGCTGCAAAAGCCGATATTGAGGCTGCCAGGGCTGCATTCCTGCCTTCATTTATTATTTCACCTTATGCAGGACTCAATGCTGGCAGTGCAGGCTTGCTTTTTCAAACCCCGGAATCTATTGCCATAGGAGCATTAGCGAGCATGGTTGCCCCTATTTTTAACAGGAGGCAGATAAGAGCTGACTATAGCCGCACCGTAGCTCAGGGAATGGAATCGGTTTACAACTACCAGCAAACTATACTGGAGGGTTACCAGGAGGTGTTAACTGACCTGGCACGGATCCGCAATTACAGGGATATGTACGAGCTGAAAGAGCAGGAGGTAGCGGTGCTGCAAAGTGCAGTATCTACTGCTAATGATTTATATACCACCGGCTATGCATCTTACCTGGAAGTGATTACAGCGCAGCGCCGTGTGCTGGAAGCCGAACTGGAACTGGCCAATACCAGGAAAGAGATCTTTCTATCGGTTATTGAGCTATACCGGGCATTGGGCGGCGGCTGGAAAGAAGATAATCTCTGA
- a CDS encoding hydrophobe/amphiphile efflux-1 (HAE1) family transporter (COG0841 Cation/multidrug efflux pump), which produces MFDIFIKRPVLSLVISLIIVFLGGLSFLTLPIAQYPDIVPPTVKVRAKYRGANSEVGVKTVATPLEKAINGVPGMTHMSSVATNNGRIQIEVNFEVGTDPDLAAVSVQNRVATVLNDLPQEVVENGVTTEKEVNSLLLYLNIVSTDTTLDEKFIFNFADINILQELRRIEGVGFAEIVSEKDYTIRVWLKPDRMTAYNVSTDEVVEAIQSQNVEAAPGKAGESSSKNPQMLQYVLRYTGKFNEPQQFENLVLRADSDGSILRLKDVADVEFSSSNYGRISKNNGTPAASIMINQRPGSNAREVIKKVKERIDEIQESSFPPGMSYNVTYDVSRFLDASISEVVKTLLEAYVLVFLVVFLFLQDFRSTLIPALAVPVALIGALFFMQLMGFSINLLTLFALVLAIGIVVDNAIVVVEAVHAKMEEENMPPREATFAAMKEISGAIIAITLVMSAVFVPVAFLEGPVGVFYRQFSLTLAVAIVISGVNAVTLTPALCAILLRNTHGKEKKKGVLQRFYNKFNKGYNGLANRYEHLIGYIAGRKFITIGLLLLFFVATWGIHSVLPSGFIPNEDQGVIYIDVTAPAGATVERTELVLDEVQQVAQELDLVEAVSTLAGYSMVNGVSGASYGMGMISLKPWHERDKSVNDVIAMLRKRTSGITDARIEFSSPPTVPGFGNASGFELRVLDRTGRGDLQKIGEVTQDFITALEAAPEISSGYTNYDANFPQYMIHVDQDMAAKKGVTIEKAMSTLQTLMGGQLTSDFIRFGQMYDVMVQAHPDYRAKPEDVLSLHVKNDKGEMVPFSTFIRLERVYGPEQLTRYNMYTAARVGGTVTPGYSTGDAIKAVQRVASQSLPRGFGFDWAGMTREEVKSGDQAIWIFLICLLFVYMLLAAQYESFLLPLPVLLSLPTGIFGAFLALKLFGLQNNIYAQVALIMLIGILGKNAILIVEFAIQRRQQGLSVIKAAIEGSVSRLRPILMTSFAFIAGLIPLCIATGAGAMGNRSIGTAAAGGMLIGTIFGVILIPGLYVIFAHLAERGRKKEKPAESIKASEITLSSN; this is translated from the coding sequence ATGTTCGATATATTTATCAAAAGGCCTGTACTCTCGCTGGTTATCTCGCTGATCATCGTTTTCCTGGGCGGCCTTTCCTTCCTTACCCTGCCCATTGCCCAGTATCCGGATATTGTTCCGCCTACTGTTAAGGTAAGGGCCAAGTACAGGGGCGCCAATTCAGAGGTAGGTGTAAAAACCGTAGCCACGCCTCTTGAAAAGGCCATCAACGGGGTGCCCGGCATGACCCACATGTCGTCGGTAGCCACCAACAACGGCCGCATACAGATAGAGGTTAATTTTGAAGTAGGAACAGACCCGGACCTGGCGGCGGTAAGTGTGCAGAACAGGGTGGCAACTGTTTTGAACGATCTGCCTCAGGAGGTAGTGGAAAACGGGGTAACAACCGAAAAGGAGGTAAACAGCCTGCTGCTCTATCTGAACATTGTAAGCACAGACACCACCCTGGATGAAAAATTTATCTTCAATTTTGCTGACATCAACATCCTGCAGGAACTGCGGCGTATAGAAGGGGTTGGTTTTGCTGAAATTGTAAGCGAAAAAGATTATACCATTCGGGTGTGGCTCAAGCCCGACCGGATGACGGCCTATAATGTATCGACCGATGAGGTGGTGGAGGCGATCCAGAGCCAGAATGTGGAGGCGGCTCCCGGAAAAGCCGGCGAGAGCTCCAGTAAAAATCCGCAAATGCTGCAGTATGTGCTGCGCTACACTGGTAAATTTAATGAGCCACAGCAGTTCGAAAACCTGGTGCTTAGGGCCGATAGCGATGGCTCTATTTTACGCCTGAAGGATGTGGCAGATGTAGAATTCAGCTCGAGCAATTACGGCAGAATCTCGAAAAATAACGGAACCCCTGCCGCTTCGATCATGATCAACCAGCGGCCCGGCTCTAATGCCCGCGAGGTAATCAAAAAAGTAAAGGAGCGTATCGATGAAATTCAGGAAAGCTCCTTTCCGCCCGGGATGAGCTACAATGTAACCTACGATGTTTCCCGCTTCCTGGATGCTTCTATCAGTGAGGTGGTAAAAACACTCCTTGAAGCCTATGTATTGGTTTTTCTGGTTGTGTTTCTCTTTCTGCAGGATTTTCGCTCTACCCTGATACCGGCCCTTGCGGTGCCGGTAGCCCTGATTGGTGCGCTTTTCTTTATGCAGCTGATGGGTTTTTCCATTAACCTGCTCACCCTTTTTGCGCTGGTACTGGCCATTGGTATTGTGGTAGATAATGCCATTGTGGTGGTAGAGGCGGTGCATGCTAAAATGGAGGAAGAGAACATGCCGCCCAGGGAGGCCACTTTTGCAGCCATGAAAGAGATCAGCGGGGCTATTATTGCCATTACCCTGGTGATGTCTGCAGTGTTTGTGCCAGTTGCTTTCCTGGAAGGGCCTGTAGGGGTTTTCTACCGGCAGTTCTCGCTTACGCTGGCAGTGGCCATCGTTATTTCCGGGGTAAATGCCGTAACCCTCACGCCTGCCTTATGTGCCATTTTGCTGCGCAATACACATGGCAAAGAAAAGAAAAAAGGGGTACTGCAGCGCTTCTATAACAAGTTTAACAAGGGCTACAACGGACTTGCCAACCGGTATGAGCATTTAATCGGCTACATAGCTGGCCGTAAATTTATCACCATTGGGCTGTTGCTCCTGTTTTTTGTGGCTACCTGGGGCATTCATTCTGTGCTGCCAAGCGGTTTTATCCCTAACGAAGACCAGGGCGTAATTTACATAGATGTAACCGCACCGGCCGGGGCTACTGTTGAGCGGACCGAGCTGGTGCTGGATGAGGTGCAGCAGGTTGCCCAGGAATTAGACCTGGTAGAAGCCGTCTCTACCCTGGCTGGCTACAGCATGGTGAATGGTGTATCAGGAGCCTCTTACGGCATGGGCATGATTAGTTTAAAACCCTGGCATGAGCGCGATAAATCTGTTAATGATGTGATCGCTATGCTAAGAAAGAGAACCAGCGGCATTACGGATGCCCGCATTGAGTTTTCTTCGCCCCCTACGGTGCCTGGTTTTGGTAATGCCAGCGGCTTTGAGCTAAGGGTGCTGGATCGTACAGGCCGTGGTGATTTGCAGAAAATTGGTGAGGTAACCCAGGACTTTATCACAGCCCTGGAGGCAGCACCAGAGATCAGCAGTGGGTATACCAACTACGATGCCAACTTCCCGCAGTACATGATCCATGTAGATCAGGATATGGCTGCAAAAAAAGGAGTTACTATCGAGAAAGCCATGAGTACCCTGCAGACCCTGATGGGCGGCCAGCTTACATCTGATTTCATACGTTTTGGCCAGATGTATGATGTAATGGTGCAGGCACACCCGGATTACCGGGCCAAGCCGGAGGATGTGCTGAGCCTGCATGTAAAAAATGATAAGGGAGAAATGGTACCTTTTTCCACCTTTATCCGCCTGGAGCGGGTGTATGGGCCGGAGCAGCTTACCCGCTATAATATGTATACCGCGGCAAGGGTTGGGGGTACCGTAACACCGGGCTACAGTACCGGCGATGCCATCAAAGCAGTGCAGCGGGTAGCCAGCCAGTCCTTACCCCGCGGATTTGGGTTTGACTGGGCCGGCATGACCCGGGAAGAAGTAAAATCAGGCGACCAGGCAATCTGGATATTTTTAATCTGTCTGCTGTTTGTGTATATGTTGCTGGCGGCCCAGTATGAGAGCTTCCTGCTGCCGCTGCCTGTGCTGTTGTCGCTGCCAACTGGTATTTTCGGTGCTTTCCTGGCCCTGAAGCTCTTTGGCCTGCAGAATAACATCTACGCGCAGGTTGCCCTCATTATGCTGATCGGTATCCTGGGCAAAAACGCAATCCTGATCGTGGAATTCGCTATTCAGCGCCGGCAGCAGGGCCTTTCAGTCATAAAAGCGGCTATAGAAGGATCGGTATCCAGGCTCAGGCCCATCCTGATGACCTCCTTTGCCTTTATTGCCGGCCTGATACCCCTTTGTATTGCTACGGGTGCAGGGGCTATGGGCAACCGTTCTATTGGTACCGCTGCCGCAGGCGGCATGCTGATCGGCACCATCTTCGGTGTTATCCTGATTCCCGGCCTGTATGTGATCTTTGCGCATCTGGCAGAGCGGGGAAGGAAAAAAGAGAAACCTGCAGAATCTATCAAAGCCTCGGAAATCACCCTGTCAAGTAATTAA
- a CDS encoding RND family efflux transporter MFP subunit (COG0845 Membrane-fusion protein), translated as MAPKALPVTQVIAKDTILHYEYVADIQAVRNVELRARVEGFLEKIYVDEGKVVKKGQLLFRLNDEEYRAEVAKAKANYESAIAESKARELEVERLKVLVEKNVIAESELKVAQARLKAVYAKIEESRSAQSNAAQRLSYTSIRAPFDGIIDRIPFKAGSLIDHGTLLTTVSDVSAVNVYFNVSEGEYLEHVKSQLNDEVTRSQKVNLVLADGTIYAHAGSIETMQGEFQASTGSIAFRARFPNPNSLLKHGATGKIRMASRIEGAVMVPQKAVFEIQDKYYVFTVDSNNQAHMKNFVPKTRFSHYYIVESGLEAGDRIVYEGIQEIRDGMTIVPKPIGADSVVAL; from the coding sequence ATGGCCCCGAAAGCCCTGCCGGTTACGCAGGTTATAGCAAAAGATACCATTCTCCATTATGAATATGTGGCAGATATCCAGGCGGTGCGGAACGTGGAGTTAAGAGCCAGGGTAGAGGGCTTTCTGGAAAAGATCTATGTGGACGAAGGCAAGGTGGTGAAAAAAGGACAGCTCCTCTTTCGCTTAAACGATGAAGAATACAGGGCAGAGGTGGCAAAAGCAAAAGCCAATTACGAGAGTGCCATTGCCGAGTCTAAGGCCAGAGAGCTGGAGGTAGAAAGGTTAAAGGTACTGGTAGAGAAAAATGTGATCGCCGAATCGGAGTTAAAGGTTGCACAGGCCAGGCTCAAAGCGGTATATGCAAAAATAGAAGAATCACGCTCGGCACAATCCAATGCAGCACAGCGCCTGTCTTATACCAGCATCAGAGCTCCCTTCGATGGTATCATTGACCGCATTCCCTTCAAAGCAGGCAGCCTGATTGACCACGGCACCCTGCTCACCACGGTTTCCGATGTAAGTGCAGTAAATGTCTATTTTAATGTATCGGAAGGAGAATACCTGGAGCATGTCAAGTCCCAGCTTAACGATGAGGTCACGCGCAGTCAGAAAGTTAACCTGGTACTGGCCGACGGCACTATTTATGCGCATGCAGGCAGCATCGAAACCATGCAGGGGGAGTTTCAGGCAAGCACTGGCTCTATCGCCTTCAGGGCACGCTTTCCCAATCCGAATTCCCTGCTCAAGCATGGTGCTACCGGCAAAATTCGCATGGCCAGCAGAATCGAAGGTGCTGTGATGGTACCGCAAAAAGCGGTTTTTGAAATACAGGACAAATATTATGTGTTTACGGTAGATTCGAACAACCAGGCCCACATGAAGAATTTTGTTCCCAAAACCCGCTTTTCTCACTACTACATTGTAGAGTCAGGCCTGGAAGCCGGAGATAGAATTGTGTACGAAGGAATACAGGAAATCAGGGACGGGATGACGATTGTACCCAAGCCAATTGGCGCTGATAGCGTAGTGGCACTGTAG